In a single window of the Sediminicoccus sp. KRV36 genome:
- a CDS encoding LysR substrate-binding domain-containing protein, with product MNLPAGLDPELLRSFVLIAEGESVTRTAERIGRTQSAVSMQMRRLEEVLGEELLRRGHRGLEPTPKGAWLLERARTLLALNEEIITTFRTPGLTGQVRLGSPDDYALQWLPGILARFARTHPGIEVDVLCMSSEELAQRLAHGHIDLALLTEGHGREGEEVWRGPLRWVGPQGATLHKRDPLPLAAAHPGCTWRRAALEALGREGRRVRISYNSTTQSGCFAVALAGLAITISTPTRLPPGLAWMGAAEGLPELPQMGILLAVGDAPLSPGGEALVEAIRAGFAQAS from the coding sequence ATGAACCTTCCCGCCGGCCTTGATCCTGAATTGCTCCGCAGCTTCGTCCTCATCGCCGAGGGCGAGAGCGTCACCCGCACGGCCGAGCGCATCGGCCGCACGCAATCGGCCGTTTCGATGCAGATGCGCCGGCTGGAGGAGGTGCTGGGCGAGGAGTTGCTGCGCCGCGGCCATCGCGGCCTCGAGCCTACCCCCAAGGGCGCCTGGCTGCTGGAGCGCGCGCGCACCCTGCTGGCGCTGAATGAGGAGATCATCACCACGTTCCGCACGCCCGGACTGACCGGCCAGGTCCGGCTGGGCAGCCCGGATGACTATGCGCTGCAATGGCTGCCCGGCATCCTCGCCCGCTTCGCCCGCACGCATCCGGGGATCGAGGTGGATGTGCTCTGCATGTCCTCCGAGGAGTTGGCCCAGCGCCTGGCGCATGGCCATATCGACCTCGCTCTGCTGACCGAGGGCCATGGGCGCGAGGGCGAGGAAGTCTGGCGCGGCCCGCTGCGCTGGGTCGGGCCGCAGGGGGCCACACTGCACAAGCGCGACCCCTTGCCCCTGGCCGCCGCCCATCCCGGCTGCACCTGGCGCCGTGCCGCGCTGGAGGCGCTGGGGCGCGAGGGGCGGCGCGTGCGCATCAGCTACAACAGCACCACGCAATCGGGCTGCTTCGCGGTGGCCCTGGCGGGGCTTGCCATCACGATTTCCACGCCGACGCGCCTGCCGCCCGGCCTCGCCTGGATGGGTGCGGCCGAAGGGCTGCCGGAACTGCCGCAGATGGGCATCCTGCTGGCGGTGGGGGATGCACCGCTCTCGCCGGGGGGTGAGGCGCTGGTCGAGGCGATCCGCGCGGGCTTCGCACAAGCCTCTTGA
- a CDS encoding tripartite tricarboxylate transporter substrate binding protein yields MDRRYFLGLMGAGLSAPALLHAQSLGAGFPDRPLRLIVPWPPGGSTDTIARIFQARLSELLGRQIIIDNRGGASGATGAIEASRAAADGSTWTFVYDTQSTNETVMRLPFRTMEAFVPVCHAASGPLAMVAHQSTPYRNFQDVVEAARRAPDTLNYATSGVGGLAHVATTLLQQQGNFRIVHVPYRGGGPAVQDALAGHVPLFMTNVVIVSQHIRSGLLRPLGVTTPGESRHVPGTPSFAQQGFSGFEAPTWWAMLGRAGTPAPLVRQMNEALVTALNEPAVKTRIEEQGCDIVASTPEECGRFLQAEIAKWARVITENNIRADS; encoded by the coding sequence ATGGATCGGCGGTATTTCCTGGGTCTCATGGGGGCGGGGCTTTCCGCTCCAGCCTTGCTGCACGCGCAAAGCCTGGGTGCCGGCTTCCCTGATCGTCCGCTCCGCCTGATCGTCCCCTGGCCCCCGGGCGGCTCGACCGACACGATCGCGCGGATTTTTCAGGCCCGCCTGAGCGAGCTGCTGGGCCGGCAGATCATCATTGACAATCGTGGCGGTGCCTCCGGCGCGACGGGGGCGATCGAGGCCTCCCGCGCGGCGGCGGATGGCAGCACCTGGACCTTCGTCTACGACACGCAATCCACCAATGAGACGGTGATGCGCCTGCCCTTCCGCACGATGGAGGCGTTCGTGCCGGTGTGCCACGCGGCCTCGGGCCCGCTGGCCATGGTGGCGCATCAATCCACGCCCTACCGCAACTTCCAGGATGTGGTGGAGGCCGCGCGGCGCGCGCCGGATACGCTGAATTACGCGACTTCCGGCGTGGGCGGCCTCGCGCATGTGGCGACGACGCTGCTGCAGCAGCAGGGGAATTTCCGGATTGTCCATGTTCCCTACCGTGGCGGTGGCCCGGCCGTGCAGGATGCCCTGGCGGGCCATGTGCCGCTGTTCATGACCAATGTGGTGATCGTCAGCCAGCATATCCGTTCGGGCCTGCTGCGGCCGCTTGGGGTGACAACGCCGGGGGAGAGCCGCCACGTGCCGGGCACGCCCAGCTTCGCGCAGCAGGGCTTCAGCGGGTTCGAAGCGCCGACCTGGTGGGCCATGCTGGGCCGCGCGGGAACGCCCGCCCCGCTGGTGCGCCAGATGAACGAGGCGCTGGTGACGGCGCTGAACGAACCCGCGGTCAAGACGCGGATCGAGGAGCAGGGCTGCGATATCGTGGCCAGCACGCCCGAAGAGTGCGGCCGCTTCCTGCAGGCGGAGATCGCGAAATGGGCGCGCGTCATCACCGAGAACAACATCCGGGCCGATAGCTGA
- a CDS encoding error-prone DNA polymerase: protein MIFGEPAALSNFSFLEGASHARELVETAQSLGHSLIGVADRQGFAGSVQAMVAAEQAGMRYLLGVRLTLLDGAEYLAWPSDRAAYGRLTAMLSAARMEAPKGECPLTREALIQAALGQALALIAPRHPDANFATRLRRDTAEFGRVLAMPLMVAASHRATGDDRARLDTLAAMGARLIAAGGARYHAAHRRRLADVLSAIRLGRPVAELGLDAEPNGEACLKPEAELRRLFQGHAAAVDRVAELADVARFSLRELAYEYPDEILDPGRTPQETLEARVAAATRETWPEGVPPKVQAQLAHEIALIAKLNYAPYFLTVHEIVRYARSINILCQGRGSAANSAVCYVLGITAVPPDKHDLLFERFISEARDEPPDIDVDFEHERREEVIQHIYQRYGRHRAAIAATVIRFRERSAIREVGKALGLDEAVTAPLAKAVWGAGDATWEEIAAEHGLDAEDPRLKLACELADEIQDFPRHLATHVGGFVITRGPLTELCVVTRAAMVDRHTIEWDKDDIEALRMLKVDVLGLGMLSCIRRGLALIGKSALTDIPQDDPATYEMLSRADSLGVFQVESRAQMNMLPRLRPRQFYDLVIEVAIVRPGPIQGDMVHPYLRRRNGEEPAEVPRGLEGVLGKTLGVPLFQEQAMKIAIVGAGFSATRADQLRRAMATFKRNGQLPQFRAEFLEGMARNGYDPGFAERCFKQLEGFGTYGFPESHAASFAQLVYISAWLKCHHPAAFAAALLNSQPMGFYAPAQIIRDAREHGVRVLPIDVTVSDWDCGLEYAVPPDSDLWAAPSDHRAHAGPPDSDLRAAPSDHRAHAGPPDSDLRAAPSDHRAGGALRLGLCQVTGLGEAVAQRIAAARPFADFRDLVRRAGLDRGAMERLAEADALRGLGLDRRAALWEAAAVEHAMELAAPITEAAPQLPLATAGERVVLDYAGTGLTLGPHPLALLRGELARRGAVSTQEYARARQGKWLRVAGLVLVRQRPGSAKGVMFFTIEDEHGTANLVLFPDISKRFRREVVAARLLIAEGRLERTEAHVPILHLLVRKLEDHSALLHGLHALDGDTWAKSIAHADEVLRPNLSPDPRVKRQEALRQPSRDFH, encoded by the coding sequence GTGATCTTCGGCGAACCCGCCGCCCTCTCCAACTTCTCCTTCCTGGAGGGCGCCTCCCACGCGCGGGAGCTGGTGGAGACGGCCCAAAGCCTGGGCCATTCGCTGATCGGCGTGGCCGACCGTCAGGGCTTCGCCGGCAGCGTGCAGGCCATGGTGGCGGCCGAGCAGGCAGGGATGCGCTATCTGCTGGGCGTGCGGCTCACCCTGCTGGACGGCGCCGAATACTTGGCCTGGCCGAGCGACCGCGCCGCCTATGGGCGCCTCACCGCCATGCTCTCGGCCGCGCGCATGGAGGCGCCCAAGGGCGAATGCCCGCTGACGCGCGAGGCGCTGATCCAGGCCGCACTAGGCCAGGCACTGGCGCTCATCGCCCCCCGCCACCCCGATGCCAATTTCGCCACGCGGCTGCGGCGCGATACGGCCGAATTTGGCCGGGTGCTCGCCATGCCGCTAATGGTCGCGGCGAGCCATCGCGCCACCGGCGATGATCGCGCCCGGCTGGATACCCTCGCCGCCATGGGCGCGCGCCTGATCGCCGCGGGCGGCGCGCGCTACCACGCGGCCCATCGAAGGCGCCTCGCCGATGTGCTCAGCGCCATCCGCCTGGGCCGCCCCGTGGCGGAACTCGGCCTGGACGCCGAACCCAATGGCGAGGCTTGCCTCAAGCCCGAGGCCGAACTGCGCCGCCTGTTCCAGGGGCATGCGGCGGCGGTGGATCGCGTGGCGGAGCTGGCGGATGTCGCGCGCTTCTCCCTGCGCGAGCTCGCCTATGAATACCCGGACGAAATTCTCGATCCCGGCCGCACGCCGCAGGAAACCCTGGAAGCCCGGGTTGCGGCCGCGACGCGCGAAACCTGGCCCGAGGGCGTGCCCCCCAAGGTCCAGGCGCAGCTTGCGCATGAAATCGCGCTCATCGCCAAGCTCAACTACGCGCCCTATTTCCTGACCGTGCATGAGATCGTGCGCTATGCGCGCTCCATCAACATCCTCTGCCAGGGGCGCGGCTCGGCGGCCAATTCGGCGGTGTGCTACGTGCTCGGCATCACCGCCGTGCCGCCCGACAAGCACGACCTGCTGTTCGAGCGCTTCATCAGCGAAGCGCGCGACGAACCGCCCGATATCGACGTGGATTTCGAGCACGAGCGGCGCGAGGAGGTGATCCAGCACATCTACCAGCGCTATGGCCGGCATCGCGCCGCCATCGCCGCCACCGTGATCCGCTTCCGCGAACGCAGCGCCATCCGCGAGGTGGGCAAGGCGCTGGGCCTGGATGAGGCGGTAACGGCGCCACTCGCCAAGGCCGTCTGGGGCGCGGGCGATGCGACCTGGGAGGAGATCGCCGCCGAACACGGCCTCGATGCCGAGGACCCGCGCCTGAAGCTCGCCTGCGAACTGGCCGATGAGATCCAGGATTTCCCGCGTCATTTGGCCACCCATGTCGGTGGCTTCGTCATCACCCGCGGGCCGCTGACCGAGTTATGCGTCGTGACCCGCGCGGCGATGGTGGATCGCCACACCATCGAATGGGACAAGGACGACATCGAGGCGCTGCGCATGCTGAAGGTGGATGTGCTGGGCCTGGGCATGCTGAGCTGCATCCGCCGTGGCCTGGCGCTCATCGGCAAATCCGCGCTGACCGACATCCCGCAGGATGACCCCGCCACCTATGAGATGCTGAGCCGGGCGGACAGCCTGGGTGTATTTCAGGTGGAAAGCCGCGCGCAGATGAACATGCTGCCGCGCCTGCGCCCGCGCCAATTCTACGATCTGGTGATCGAGGTCGCGATCGTGCGCCCGGGCCCCATCCAGGGCGACATGGTCCACCCCTATCTGCGCCGCCGCAATGGCGAGGAACCAGCCGAGGTGCCGCGCGGGCTGGAGGGTGTGCTGGGCAAGACGCTCGGCGTGCCGCTGTTCCAGGAGCAGGCGATGAAGATCGCCATTGTTGGCGCCGGCTTCTCGGCCACGCGGGCGGACCAGCTGCGCCGCGCGATGGCGACCTTCAAGCGCAACGGGCAGCTGCCGCAATTCCGCGCCGAATTCCTCGAAGGCATGGCGCGCAATGGCTACGACCCCGGCTTCGCCGAGCGCTGCTTCAAGCAGCTGGAGGGCTTCGGTACCTATGGCTTTCCGGAGAGCCATGCGGCGAGCTTCGCGCAGCTGGTCTACATCTCGGCCTGGCTGAAATGCCACCATCCGGCGGCCTTCGCGGCGGCATTGCTGAACAGTCAGCCCATGGGTTTCTACGCCCCGGCGCAGATCATCCGCGATGCGCGCGAGCATGGCGTGCGCGTGCTGCCGATTGATGTGACGGTGAGCGATTGGGATTGCGGCCTGGAGTATGCTGTCCCGCCCGATTCAGACCTCTGGGCTGCGCCCTCCGATCATCGGGCGCATGCCGGCCCACCCGATTCAGACCTCCGGGCTGCGCCCTCCGATCATCGGGCGCATGCCGGCCCGCCCGATTCAGATCTCCGGGCTGCGCCCTCCGATCATCGGGCGGGGGGCGCCCTGCGCCTCGGCCTGTGCCAGGTGACGGGCCTGGGCGAGGCCGTGGCGCAGCGCATCGCGGCCGCGCGCCCCTTCGCCGATTTCCGCGACCTGGTGCGCCGCGCAGGCCTGGATCGCGGCGCGATGGAGCGCCTGGCCGAAGCGGATGCGCTGCGGGGCCTCGGCCTCGACCGCCGCGCGGCACTGTGGGAAGCGGCGGCGGTCGAGCACGCCATGGAACTCGCCGCCCCGATCACGGAAGCCGCGCCGCAACTCCCGCTGGCCACGGCGGGTGAGCGCGTGGTGCTGGATTATGCCGGCACCGGCCTCACCCTCGGCCCGCATCCACTGGCGCTGCTGCGCGGCGAGCTCGCGCGGCGGGGTGCGGTCAGCACGCAGGAATACGCCCGCGCCCGGCAAGGCAAATGGCTGCGTGTGGCCGGCCTCGTGCTCGTGCGGCAGCGGCCAGGGAGTGCCAAGGGCGTCATGTTCTTCACCATCGAGGATGAGCACGGCACGGCCAACCTCGTTCTCTTCCCCGATATCTCGAAGCGCTTCCGGCGTGAGGTGGTGGCCGCCCGGCTGCTCATCGCCGAGGGCCGGCTGGAGCGCACCGAGGCGCATGTGCCCATCCTTCACCTGCTGGTCCGCAAGCTGGAGGATCACTCGGCCCTGCTGCACGGGCTGCATGCGCTGGATGGCGACACCTGGGCCAAATCCATCGCCCATGCGGATGAGGTGCTGCGGCCTAACCTCTCGCCCGATCCGCGGGTGAAGCGCCAGGAAGCGCTGCGCCAGCCGAGCCGGGATTTCCATTGA
- a CDS encoding DUF1127 domain-containing protein — translation MSAQFSPLPSALRLPARFAAPKVGLVWLTYLARFWRAYDTRRQLNELDAHLLRDIGVTRLDAQLEASRKPWDLQGR, via the coding sequence ATGTCCGCCCAGTTCAGCCCCCTTCCCTCCGCCCTGCGGCTTCCGGCCCGGTTCGCGGCGCCGAAGGTTGGCCTTGTCTGGCTGACTTACCTGGCCCGTTTCTGGCGCGCCTATGACACCCGCCGCCAACTCAACGAGCTGGACGCGCATCTGCTGCGCGACATCGGCGTGACGCGGCTGGACGCGCAACTGGAAGCCTCCCGCAAGCCCTGGGACCTCCAGGGCCGCTGA
- a CDS encoding tripartite tricarboxylate transporter substrate binding protein: MRRRTALGSLLATPGLAVGAWAQAWPERPVRIIIPFPPGGSNDTVARILQPRLQEILGRPIVVDNRAGASGSVASTETARAQPDGHTWMLANDTLAGNETLMSLPYRVMEAFTFCSLLGTCPYALTAHPSTPFRNLAQMIEAAKARPDTLSYATTGVGSLAHVATVLLQQRGDFRISHVPYRGGGPALQDALAGHVPLFMSNIVIILSHMREGRLLPLGVSSAQTSRFLPQVPTFAAQGFPGFEALTYWVLVGPAGIPPAINARMQAALRQVLAEAPVQARMAEQGAEIVAATPAETEAFIRAEIAKWGEVIRANNIRAES; encoded by the coding sequence ATGCGCCGTCGTACTGCCCTGGGGTCCTTGCTTGCAACGCCCGGCCTCGCCGTGGGGGCCTGGGCGCAGGCCTGGCCGGAGCGGCCTGTTCGCATCATCATCCCCTTCCCGCCGGGCGGCTCGAATGACACGGTGGCGCGCATTCTCCAGCCGCGCCTGCAGGAGATCCTCGGCCGGCCGATCGTGGTGGACAACCGCGCCGGAGCCTCGGGTTCGGTCGCCTCCACGGAGACGGCGCGGGCGCAGCCCGATGGCCATACCTGGATGCTGGCGAATGACACGCTGGCCGGCAATGAAACGCTGATGAGCCTGCCCTATCGGGTGATGGAGGCCTTCACCTTCTGCTCGCTGCTCGGCACCTGCCCCTATGCGCTGACGGCGCATCCCTCCACGCCATTCCGCAACCTGGCGCAGATGATCGAGGCGGCGAAGGCGCGGCCGGATACGCTGAGCTACGCGACGACGGGCGTCGGCTCGCTCGCCCATGTGGCGACGGTGCTGTTGCAGCAGCGTGGCGATTTCCGGATCAGCCATGTGCCCTATCGCGGTGGCGGGCCGGCGCTGCAGGATGCGCTGGCCGGGCATGTGCCGCTGTTCATGTCCAATATCGTGATCATTCTCAGTCACATGCGGGAGGGGCGGCTGCTGCCGCTCGGTGTTTCCTCCGCGCAGACGAGCCGCTTCCTGCCCCAGGTGCCGACCTTCGCCGCGCAGGGGTTCCCGGGTTTCGAGGCATTGACCTATTGGGTGCTGGTGGGCCCAGCCGGCATCCCGCCCGCCATCAATGCCCGCATGCAGGCAGCCTTGCGCCAGGTGCTGGCCGAAGCACCGGTGCAGGCGCGCATGGCCGAGCAAGGGGCCGAGATCGTGGCGGCCACCCCAGCCGAGACCGAAGCCTTCATCCGGGCCGAAATCGCCAAATGGGGCGAGGTGATCCGGGCGAATAATATCCGCGCGGAGAGCTGA
- a CDS encoding tripartite tricarboxylate transporter substrate binding protein has translation MTRRALLSWLAASPALAAGPEGPITLLIPFAAGGATDVLARLIAPALAQRLGAEVVIENMAGESGQRAIGQLTHAAPDGRTLLIGNLGTFAFNPHLFERLAYDPLVDLNPIGLIGTNPMVLLASRVSGITDVAGLRRLAREGRLSIGSAGRGSALHMGGVMLMRALGDGGELVTYPGGGPALEDLQAGLLDIMVDQAITAIPATHLGARAIAVLGPQRLPEIATVPTAAEIGLAMPELAIWNMLAAPAGTAAPIIATLAQALEGALEDEMVARRLATDSVITPEGAERGPVAAAALIRAEHARWGAFIHAARMERGG, from the coding sequence ATGACACGTCGCGCCCTGTTGAGCTGGCTGGCGGCCAGCCCCGCCTTGGCCGCCGGACCCGAGGGGCCGATCACCCTGCTCATCCCCTTCGCCGCGGGCGGGGCCACGGATGTCCTGGCCCGGCTGATCGCCCCCGCGCTGGCCCAGCGCCTGGGTGCGGAGGTGGTGATCGAGAACATGGCTGGTGAAAGCGGCCAGCGCGCCATCGGCCAATTGACCCACGCCGCGCCGGATGGGCGGACGCTGCTGATCGGCAATCTCGGCACCTTCGCCTTCAACCCGCATTTGTTCGAGCGGCTGGCCTATGACCCCCTCGTAGATCTCAATCCGATCGGGCTGATCGGCACCAACCCCATGGTGCTGCTGGCCAGCCGCGTCTCCGGCATCACGGACGTGGCGGGGTTGCGCCGGCTGGCCCGGGAGGGGCGGCTGAGCATTGGCAGCGCCGGGCGGGGCAGTGCGCTGCACATGGGCGGTGTGATGCTGATGCGCGCCCTGGGCGATGGCGGGGAACTCGTCACCTATCCGGGTGGCGGGCCGGCGCTGGAGGATCTGCAGGCCGGGCTGCTCGATATCATGGTGGACCAGGCGATCACCGCCATCCCCGCCACGCATCTCGGCGCGCGGGCGATCGCGGTGCTGGGCCCGCAGCGCCTGCCGGAGATCGCGACGGTGCCGACGGCGGCCGAAATCGGCCTGGCGATGCCTGAGCTTGCCATCTGGAACATGCTGGCCGCGCCCGCCGGCACGGCCGCGCCGATCATCGCGACCCTGGCGCAGGCCTTGGAGGGCGCGCTGGAGGATGAGATGGTAGCCCGGCGCCTCGCCACGGACTCCGTCATCACGCCCGAGGGCGCCGAGCGGGGCCCGGTGGCGGCGGCGGCTTTGATCCGCGCCGAACACGCCCGCTGGGGTGCATTCATTCATGCGGCGCGCATGGAACGAGGGGGTTGA
- a CDS encoding Rid family hydrolase: MTQRFPGSNPTRSRAVLHNGIVTTVATSPVKSDSMYEQTQGALAAITGALQAAGSSQAQILTAICYCADMSRKAELNQAWDEWVDRANIPMRAVLGVQLEGRDLIEIIATAAV; this comes from the coding sequence ATGACCCAACGCTTTCCCGGCAGCAATCCGACGCGCAGCCGCGCCGTGCTGCACAATGGCATCGTGACCACGGTGGCGACGTCTCCCGTGAAATCCGATTCCATGTATGAGCAAACCCAGGGCGCGCTTGCCGCCATCACCGGCGCCCTGCAGGCGGCCGGCAGCAGCCAAGCGCAAATCCTGACCGCCATCTGCTACTGCGCCGATATGAGCCGCAAGGCGGAGCTGAACCAGGCCTGGGATGAATGGGTGGACCGCGCGAATATCCCGATGCGCGCGGTGCTTGGCGTGCAGCTCGAAGGGCGGGACCTGATCGAGATCATCGCCACAGCCGCCGTTTGA
- a CDS encoding acyl-CoA dehydrogenase family protein, whose protein sequence is MDQALIAADPHAEIREEVRKLCARFPGEYWRELDARRGYPTEFVTALTQAGYLGALIPEEFGGAGLALSAAAAILETIHAEGCNGAACHAQMYIMGTILKHGSPEQKQRYLPGIAEGTLRLQAFGVTEPTSGTDTTNLRTTAVKQGDTYIVNGQKIWTSRAEHSDLMLLLARTTPKDQVAKKTEGLSTFIVDMRTAKGLTIRPIRTMMNHNSCEVFFDNMEVPAENLVGVEGRGFRYILDGMNAERLLIASESIGDAKWFTQKSVAYAKERILFGRPIGQNQGVQFPIAKAYAQMRAAEALLHKGLEKFEAGLPCGEEANTAKMLAADAAWAAAEACVQTHGGFGFAEEYDVERKFREARLYQVAPISTNLILSYIGEHVLGMPRSY, encoded by the coding sequence ATGGATCAAGCCCTCATCGCCGCAGACCCGCATGCCGAAATCCGTGAGGAGGTGCGCAAGCTCTGTGCCCGCTTCCCGGGCGAATACTGGCGCGAGCTCGATGCCCGCCGCGGCTATCCCACGGAATTCGTCACCGCCCTGACCCAGGCTGGCTATCTGGGCGCCCTCATTCCCGAGGAATTCGGCGGTGCCGGCCTGGCCCTTTCCGCCGCGGCTGCGATCCTGGAGACGATCCACGCCGAGGGCTGCAACGGTGCCGCCTGCCACGCGCAGATGTACATCATGGGCACCATCCTCAAGCATGGCTCGCCCGAGCAGAAGCAGCGCTATCTGCCGGGCATCGCCGAGGGGACACTGCGTTTGCAGGCCTTCGGCGTGACCGAGCCCACCAGCGGCACGGACACCACCAACCTGCGCACCACGGCGGTGAAGCAGGGCGACACATACATCGTGAATGGCCAGAAGATCTGGACCAGCCGCGCCGAACACTCGGACCTGATGCTGCTGCTGGCCCGCACCACCCCGAAGGACCAGGTGGCGAAGAAGACCGAGGGCCTCTCCACCTTCATCGTGGACATGCGCACGGCGAAAGGCCTCACCATCCGCCCGATCCGCACGATGATGAACCACAATTCCTGCGAGGTCTTCTTCGACAACATGGAAGTTCCGGCCGAAAACCTGGTCGGCGTCGAGGGGCGTGGCTTCCGCTACATCCTGGACGGCATGAATGCCGAGCGCCTGCTGATCGCCAGCGAGAGCATCGGCGATGCCAAGTGGTTCACGCAGAAATCGGTGGCCTATGCGAAGGAGCGCATCCTGTTCGGCCGGCCGATCGGCCAGAACCAGGGCGTGCAATTCCCCATCGCCAAGGCTTATGCCCAGATGCGCGCGGCCGAGGCGCTGCTGCACAAGGGGCTGGAGAAATTCGAAGCCGGCCTGCCCTGCGGCGAGGAAGCCAATACCGCCAAGATGCTCGCCGCCGATGCGGCCTGGGCGGCGGCTGAGGCCTGCGTGCAGACCCATGGCGGCTTCGGCTTCGCCGAGGAATATGATGTGGAGCGCAAGTTCCGCGAGGCGCGGCTCTATCAGGTGGCGCCGATCAGCACCAACCTGATCCTGAGCTATATCGGCGAACACGTCCTGGGCATGCCGCGCAGCTACTGA
- a CDS encoding serine protease — MPRLAILAPALALGFTLLMGCAPLPAQQAEGTPAARVARDSLASLQASGVSVGAAIAVDDRHVLTNAHVMRQAGGPVTIRRADGLAEVPAILVGTSPHMDLAVLRMPEGFLRPAALAPGLPVAGEPVWAMGPEGLGRALAEGRVARPYVQMRGFGPGFTAGLGALMGFSGGPVVDRSGRVMGLTTALPNPGGAPLLAAMTGVDLAGLAEGARRQVFILDIREAMAEVERMGIALAALPDQPGPIRDTRGRPWREAARQAAATSWAAIR, encoded by the coding sequence ATGCCTCGCCTTGCCATTCTGGCGCCCGCGCTGGCCTTGGGGTTCACGCTCCTCATGGGCTGCGCCCCGCTGCCCGCCCAGCAGGCCGAGGGGACGCCCGCCGCGCGGGTAGCGCGGGACAGTCTGGCCAGCCTGCAGGCCAGCGGCGTGTCCGTGGGCGCGGCCATCGCCGTGGATGACCGGCATGTGCTGACCAATGCGCATGTGATGCGCCAGGCGGGCGGACCCGTCACGATCCGCCGTGCGGATGGCCTGGCCGAGGTGCCGGCCATTCTGGTCGGCACCAGCCCCCATATGGATCTGGCCGTGCTGCGCATGCCCGAGGGCTTCCTGCGTCCGGCCGCCCTGGCGCCCGGATTGCCCGTGGCGGGGGAGCCGGTCTGGGCGATGGGGCCGGAAGGCCTGGGCCGGGCGCTGGCCGAGGGCCGGGTGGCGCGGCCCTATGTGCAGATGCGCGGCTTCGGCCCCGGCTTCACGGCCGGGCTGGGGGCACTGATGGGATTCTCTGGCGGGCCGGTGGTGGATCGTTCAGGCCGCGTGATGGGGCTGACCACGGCGCTGCCCAACCCGGGCGGCGCGCCGCTGCTGGCGGCCATGACCGGCGTGGATCTCGCCGGCCTGGCCGAGGGCGCGCGGCGCCAGGTCTTCATCCTCGATATTCGCGAAGCCATGGCCGAGGTGGAGCGGATGGGCATCGCGCTCGCGGCCCTGCCGGATCAGCCTGGGCCGATCCGTGATACCCGCGGCCGCCCCTGGCGTGAGGCGGCGCGCCAGGCGGCGGCGACCAGCTGGGCCGCGATCCGCTGA
- a CDS encoding CoA transferase, which produces MSGKPLAGLLVVSMEQAVAAPICSMKLADAGARVIKIERAEGDFARGYDAACHGLSTYFVWLNRGKESLCLDIKQPEDKALLARLLEKADVFIQNLAPGAMGRAGFGSAELRARHPRLITVDISGYGEEGEYAGMKAYDLLVQAESGLTSVTGRPEGPGRVGVSACDIACGMNAHAAVLEALIERGITGRGKGVAVSLFDGMAEWMNVPLLYLEGTGKEPQRIGLAHPSLCPYGAFETSDGALILISIQNEREWAQFAEHFLDDKSLTEREGFRINLERVAQRPMVDAHIAAVFKAHDREACVARLTRANTAYGFVNDVAGLSRHKALRRITVETEKGPVALAAPAARFSDGARDFGPVPGLGEHGAAIRAEFAP; this is translated from the coding sequence TTGAGCGGGAAACCTTTGGCGGGGCTGCTTGTGGTCTCGATGGAACAGGCGGTGGCGGCACCCATCTGCTCGATGAAGCTCGCCGATGCCGGGGCGCGGGTCATCAAGATCGAGCGGGCCGAGGGGGACTTCGCGCGCGGCTATGACGCGGCCTGCCATGGGCTTTCCACCTATTTCGTCTGGCTGAACCGCGGCAAGGAAAGCCTGTGCCTCGACATCAAGCAGCCTGAGGACAAGGCGCTGCTCGCCCGGCTGCTGGAAAAGGCCGATGTCTTCATCCAGAATCTGGCGCCCGGCGCGATGGGCCGCGCGGGCTTCGGCTCGGCCGAATTGCGCGCGAGGCATCCGCGCCTGATCACCGTGGATATCAGCGGTTACGGCGAGGAGGGCGAATATGCCGGCATGAAGGCCTATGACCTGCTGGTGCAGGCGGAAAGCGGCCTGACTTCCGTCACCGGCCGGCCAGAGGGGCCGGGCCGCGTCGGCGTCTCGGCCTGCGATATCGCCTGCGGCATGAACGCGCATGCCGCCGTGCTGGAGGCGCTGATCGAGCGTGGCATCACCGGCCGCGGCAAAGGTGTCGCGGTCAGCCTGTTCGACGGCATGGCGGAATGGATGAATGTGCCGCTGCTGTATCTGGAAGGCACCGGCAAGGAGCCGCAGCGCATCGGCCTCGCGCACCCGTCGCTTTGCCCCTATGGCGCTTTTGAGACGAGCGATGGCGCGCTGATCCTCATCTCCATCCAGAATGAGCGCGAATGGGCGCAATTCGCCGAGCATTTCCTGGATGACAAGAGCCTGACGGAGCGCGAGGGCTTTCGCATCAATCTCGAACGCGTGGCGCAGCGGCCGATGGTGGATGCGCATATCGCGGCCGTCTTCAAGGCGCATGACCGGGAGGCCTGCGTGGCACGGCTGACCCGCGCCAATACCGCCTATGGCTTCGTCAATGACGTGGCCGGGCTGTCCCGCCACAAGGCGCTGCGGCGCATCACGGTCGAGACGGAAAAGGGGCCCGTGGCGCTGGCCGCCCCGGCCGCGCGTTTCAGCGATGGGGCGCGTGACTTTGGGCCGGTGCCTGGCCTGGGCGAGCATGGTGCCGCGATCCGCGCGGAGTTTGCGCCATAA